Proteins found in one Sardina pilchardus chromosome 3, fSarPil1.1, whole genome shotgun sequence genomic segment:
- the snrnp25 gene encoding U11/U12 small nuclear ribonucleoprotein 25 kDa protein, with the protein MTEISSPPEEGDAIEQMKDEEEDEEALPHSEILDIFEEGLAMIVQDPLLCDLPIQVTLEEVNSQVALEYGQAMTVRVCKADGEVMPIVVVQQATVLHLKNAICRYYELKQQREGGIKHISWRYVWRTFNLVYNGEKLDEDSRKLKDYGIRNRDEVTFVKKLKKK; encoded by the coding sequence ATGACGGAAATCAGTAGCCCACCTGAAGAGGGAGATGCCATTGAGCAAATGAAggatgaagaagaagacgaGGAAGCTCTACCGCACTCGGAAATTTTAGATATCTTTGAAGAAGGCCTGGCTATGATCGTTCAGGACCCTCTGCTCTGCGACCTCCCAATCCAGGTGACGCTGGAAGAGGTGAACTCGCAGGTTGCTCTTGAATACGGCCAGGCCATGACTGTGCGAGTGTGCAAAGCGGACGGAGAGGTCATGCCCATCGTGGTCGTGCAACAGGCAACAGTGCTACACCTGAAGAATGCCATCTGCAGGTACTACGAGCTGAAACAGCAACGCGAAGGAGGCATCAAGCACATAAGCTGGAGATATGTGTGGAGGACTTTTAATTTAGTCTATAACGGTGAAAAACTCGACGAAGACAGCAGAAAACTGAAAGACTACGGGATTAGAAATAGGGATGAGGTGACATTTGTGAAGAAGCTCAAGAAAAAATGA